A genomic region of Saccopteryx bilineata isolate mSacBil1 chromosome 1, mSacBil1_pri_phased_curated, whole genome shotgun sequence contains the following coding sequences:
- the CLEC4A gene encoding C-type lectin domain family 4 member A isoform X2, whose amino-acid sequence MTAEITYAEVRFQNEFKSSGTKSEPPAVFFQKYSQLLKEKKTIKEFTHTTLECKKENLTIQEKYWNCCPKNWKSFSLNCYFISTEDKNWSESKKNCSGMGAHLLVINTKEEQDFITQNLQKTTAYYVGLSDPEGKGDWQWDDHTSYNESATFWHQGEPSNLAEHCVILNTRSQWGSWGLNDVSCTESHKRICKMIKIYL is encoded by the exons ATGACTGCAGAGATCACTTATGCTGAAGTAAGATTCCAAAATGAATTTAAGTCCTCAGGCACCAAGTCAGAGCCTCCTGCAG ttttctttcaaaaatattctcagcttcttaaagaaaaaaagactataaaagaATTCACTCACACAACTTTGGaatgtaagaaagaaaatttgaccATACAAG AGAAATACTGGAACTGCTGCCCAAAGAATTGGAAGTCATTTAGTTTGAACTGCTACTTTATTTCTACTGAAGACAAAAACTGGTCAGAGAGTAAAAAGAACTGCTCAGGAATGGGAGCTCATCTGCTAGTGATCAACACCAAGGAAGAGCAG gATTTTATTACTCAGAACCTGCAGAAAACTACCGCTTATTATGTGGGGCTGTCAGACCCAGAGGGTAAAGGAGACTGGCAATGGGACGATCATACATCATACAATGAAAGTGCCAC aTTTTGGCATCAAGGTGAACCCAGTAATCTTGCCGAGCATTGTGTTATACTGAATACTCGTTCACAATGGGGCTCATGGGGCTTGAATGATGTCTCTTGTACCGAATCTCACAAGCGAATTTGCAAGATGATCAAGATCTATTTATGA
- the CLEC4A gene encoding C-type lectin domain family 4 member A isoform X1 translates to MTAEITYAEVRFQNEFKSSGTKSEPPAAPKEKTSPHKSNPDFPKALFPSLLILLLLLAISFFIAFIIFFQKYSQLLKEKKTIKEFTHTTLECKKENLTIQEKYWNCCPKNWKSFSLNCYFISTEDKNWSESKKNCSGMGAHLLVINTKEEQDFITQNLQKTTAYYVGLSDPEGKGDWQWDDHTSYNESATFWHQGEPSNLAEHCVILNTRSQWGSWGLNDVSCTESHKRICKMIKIYL, encoded by the exons ATGACTGCAGAGATCACTTATGCTGAAGTAAGATTCCAAAATGAATTTAAGTCCTCAGGCACCAAGTCAGAGCCTCCTGCAG ctCCAAAAGAGAAGACCAGTCCTCACAAAAGTAACCCTGATTTTCCCAAGGCTCTCTTCCCATCATTGCTGATACTTCTGTTGTTATTGGCaatctcattttttattgcttttatca ttttctttcaaaaatattctcagcttcttaaagaaaaaaagactataaaagaATTCACTCACACAACTTTGGaatgtaagaaagaaaatttgaccATACAAG AGAAATACTGGAACTGCTGCCCAAAGAATTGGAAGTCATTTAGTTTGAACTGCTACTTTATTTCTACTGAAGACAAAAACTGGTCAGAGAGTAAAAAGAACTGCTCAGGAATGGGAGCTCATCTGCTAGTGATCAACACCAAGGAAGAGCAG gATTTTATTACTCAGAACCTGCAGAAAACTACCGCTTATTATGTGGGGCTGTCAGACCCAGAGGGTAAAGGAGACTGGCAATGGGACGATCATACATCATACAATGAAAGTGCCAC aTTTTGGCATCAAGGTGAACCCAGTAATCTTGCCGAGCATTGTGTTATACTGAATACTCGTTCACAATGGGGCTCATGGGGCTTGAATGATGTCTCTTGTACCGAATCTCACAAGCGAATTTGCAAGATGATCAAGATCTATTTATGA